From a single Alkalihalophilus pseudofirmus genomic region:
- a CDS encoding permease — protein sequence MKETMISFSMIALQLTVLFIGVSFLLNFLQSYIPYERIESKLKQSHPILASVIALFFAFITPFCSCSTIPVIINLLKNNVRFGVVMVFLFASPVLDPTILSIMTVIMGWKVTIIYILITSTLSLMIGLLLEKLGCERYVKQVMMSGYEQSNKAFSFKAAWMETWQLMKTVYPYLLIGAAIGAVIHGLVPAEFISNYFGGDAWWLIPLAAIVGIPLYIRLSSMIPLSHILIMNGMAIGPVMAMMISSAGASLPELVLLKSIFKKQLIVAFVLSVLSMSTISGFVFYFI from the coding sequence ATGAAAGAAACAATGATCAGCTTTAGTATGATTGCTCTACAGTTAACAGTGTTGTTTATCGGTGTCTCATTTTTGCTAAACTTCCTTCAATCCTACATACCTTACGAACGAATTGAAAGCAAACTCAAGCAGTCCCATCCTATTTTGGCAAGTGTCATTGCTCTATTCTTTGCTTTTATAACTCCATTCTGTTCATGTTCCACTATACCCGTCATTATTAATCTTCTTAAGAATAATGTCCGCTTCGGTGTAGTGATGGTTTTCTTATTTGCTTCCCCTGTTCTTGATCCTACGATTCTTTCCATTATGACTGTCATTATGGGCTGGAAAGTAACGATAATTTATATCCTTATTACGTCAACTCTTTCATTAATGATTGGACTGTTGCTTGAAAAGCTTGGATGTGAACGTTATGTCAAACAAGTGATGATGAGTGGATATGAACAATCGAATAAAGCATTTTCTTTTAAGGCTGCTTGGATGGAGACATGGCAGTTAATGAAAACCGTTTATCCGTATTTATTAATTGGTGCGGCTATCGGAGCTGTCATACATGGTCTGGTGCCAGCTGAATTTATCAGCAACTATTTCGGCGGCGATGCTTGGTGGCTTATCCCACTTGCTGCAATAGTCGGCATCCCTTTATATATTAGACTCTCAAGTATGATTCCGCTCTCTCACATTCTTATCATGAATGGAATGGCAATCGGCCCTGTCATGGCAATGATGATCAGCTCTGCAGGTGCAAGCTTACCAGAACTTGTTTTACTAAAGTCCATATTTAAAAAGCAGCTTATTGTTGCTTTTGTCTTATCGGTGCTTAGTATGTCAACCATCTCAGGCTTTGTATTTTACTTTATATAG
- a CDS encoding MBL fold metallo-hydrolase, with translation MNITVVGYWHAYPERGEATSGYLLEHGSTKLLLDCGSGVVSNVQKYIDLNDLNGVVLSHYHHDHFADIGPLQYAQIVNKTMGKRKKDFTIYAHQEDTASFNKLAYKDLVKSVAYNERAPLKIGPFTFNFFKTQHPVPCYATKITCEGKQIVYTADSSYFAGLADFANGCDLVITECSGYSGDHVGQYGHMNSEDAAKLAVNSGIEKIILSHLPHHGDHEQLKREVEERFNGIVLLAKSGLVLEL, from the coding sequence ATGAACATTACAGTCGTTGGGTATTGGCATGCTTATCCTGAAAGAGGCGAAGCGACGTCTGGGTATTTACTAGAACATGGCAGCACAAAGTTGTTACTCGACTGTGGCAGCGGAGTCGTCTCCAACGTGCAAAAATACATAGATCTTAATGATTTAAATGGTGTTGTGCTTTCGCATTATCATCATGATCATTTCGCCGATATCGGTCCGCTTCAGTATGCCCAGATTGTAAACAAGACAATGGGAAAGCGGAAGAAGGATTTTACGATATATGCCCATCAAGAAGATACAGCTTCTTTCAATAAATTAGCGTATAAAGATCTTGTAAAATCAGTAGCATATAACGAGAGAGCACCGCTTAAAATTGGGCCTTTCACGTTCAACTTTTTCAAGACGCAGCATCCTGTTCCGTGCTATGCGACGAAAATAACATGTGAGGGAAAACAGATTGTTTATACCGCTGATTCTAGTTATTTTGCAGGGTTAGCTGACTTTGCAAACGGATGTGACTTAGTCATTACAGAATGCAGCGGCTACAGCGGGGATCATGTAGGACAATATGGTCATATGAACAGTGAAGATGCAGCGAAGTTAGCTGTCAATTCAGGTATAGAAAAGATCATTCTCTCCCACCTTCCTCATCATGGGGATCATGAGCAATTAAAGCGGGAGGTAGAAGAGAGGTTTAACGGGATTGTTCTATTAGCAAAATCAGGGCTTGTGCTTGAATTGTAA
- a CDS encoding amidohydrolase, whose product MKAYVGATIITGTGEVLEKAALLVNEGKVVDAGERIDLPEEAEVIDMEGKYITPGLIDVHTHIGVFEEGIGPAGHDFNETSAATTPHVRAIDGINPFDQGFLDARAAGVTTVQIMPGSANVIGGEMSILKTAGTITDEMIVKSPSGMKAAFGENPKRVHGGKGKEPMTRMGVAAIFRSQLMKAQDYVKEQKEGTLKRRDLGMEQLAKVIKKEIPLRIHAHRSDDIVTILRLIKEFEVEATIEHCTEGHLIAEYLSNHPIRVSVGPTMTSRTKVELNDKGWHTLIELEKHGVPFAITTDHPVVTIEHLITSAHTAVKNGLSEQSALKAIMIRAAEHLGIADRVGSLEPGKDADFVIWSHHPFNVHANVMQTFINGKTVYGEL is encoded by the coding sequence ATGAAAGCATATGTTGGAGCGACGATAATAACTGGAACAGGTGAAGTATTAGAGAAAGCAGCCTTATTAGTTAATGAAGGAAAAGTAGTAGATGCGGGAGAGAGGATTGATCTTCCTGAAGAAGCCGAAGTCATTGATATGGAAGGGAAGTACATAACTCCTGGTTTAATTGATGTCCATACACATATTGGCGTATTTGAAGAAGGGATTGGGCCTGCAGGACATGATTTTAATGAAACATCTGCTGCCACGACGCCGCATGTAAGAGCGATTGACGGTATAAATCCATTCGATCAAGGGTTCCTAGATGCACGTGCAGCAGGGGTTACAACTGTTCAGATTATGCCTGGCAGTGCGAATGTCATCGGCGGTGAAATGTCAATCTTAAAAACAGCTGGAACGATCACAGATGAGATGATCGTTAAATCTCCATCAGGTATGAAAGCAGCCTTCGGTGAGAATCCAAAACGAGTCCATGGAGGAAAAGGGAAGGAGCCGATGACTCGTATGGGTGTAGCTGCAATTTTTCGCAGTCAGCTGATGAAGGCTCAGGATTATGTAAAGGAGCAAAAGGAAGGCACCCTAAAACGGCGCGACCTTGGAATGGAGCAATTAGCTAAAGTCATAAAAAAGGAAATTCCGCTCCGGATTCATGCGCATAGATCTGATGATATTGTAACCATCCTTCGTTTAATAAAAGAGTTTGAAGTAGAGGCAACTATAGAACACTGCACAGAGGGACATCTTATTGCAGAATATCTTTCAAATCATCCAATCCGTGTTTCAGTTGGGCCGACAATGACCTCTCGTACAAAGGTAGAGTTGAATGATAAAGGATGGCATACCCTGATTGAGCTTGAGAAACACGGGGTCCCTTTTGCGATTACAACGGATCATCCTGTTGTAACGATTGAGCATCTTATTACATCTGCTCATACTGCAGTGAAAAACGGGTTGTCTGAGCAATCTGCCTTAAAAGCAATTATGATAAGAGCAGCAGAGCATCTAGGGATTGCCGATCGTGTAGGATCACTTGAACCAGGCAAGGATGCTGACTTTGTTATTTGGTCTCATCATCCATTTAATGTTCATGCTAATGTGATGCAAACCTTTATTAATGGAAAGACTGTGTACGGAGAGTTATAA